A window of the Nibribacter ruber genome harbors these coding sequences:
- a CDS encoding porin: MFSPITSTHRRITLVGKSLILLICLLLTAEAGKAQSVNATKGGKGLQFVSADSVFSTKINLRIQTLYVGEYDLDNDEYSDQVQIRRARLKLEGFAFRPAFEYKLELGLSNSDIGGGNQAANNNTSNVVLDAFVKWNINDNLGLIFGQTKLPGNRERIISSQKMQFVDRSLLNSRYNIDRDVGIQLHHEFALGTVVVKEVAAISMGEGRNITVDNVGGYDFTGRVEVLPFGEFKGGGDYVGSDLEREETPKLAIALAYDLNKGASRERGQLGRFFTQHQDLKTIFADAMFKYRGFSAMAEFADKTSSGSPVVETDLETGDVKNSFFTGSGFNIQAGYLFKNNYEVAGRFTNVDPEAATQREENKQYTLGLSKYILGHTVKAQTDVSLLREQQKWSNLMYRFQFEVGF, encoded by the coding sequence ATGTTCTCACCCATAACGAGTACCCACCGTCGTATTACCCTTGTCGGTAAGTCTTTAATTTTGCTCATCTGCTTGCTGTTAACTGCAGAAGCTGGAAAGGCGCAATCTGTCAATGCCACCAAGGGTGGTAAGGGCCTGCAATTTGTTTCCGCTGACTCTGTCTTTTCTACTAAAATCAATCTTAGAATCCAAACCCTTTATGTGGGGGAGTATGACCTGGACAATGACGAATACTCAGACCAGGTTCAGATTAGAAGAGCGCGTTTAAAACTGGAGGGTTTTGCCTTCAGGCCTGCTTTTGAATACAAGTTAGAATTGGGTTTGAGCAACTCAGACATTGGTGGCGGTAATCAGGCAGCGAACAATAATACCTCCAATGTGGTATTAGATGCATTTGTGAAATGGAATATCAATGACAACCTAGGTTTGATATTTGGGCAGACCAAACTGCCCGGTAACAGAGAACGCATTATTTCCTCTCAAAAAATGCAGTTTGTGGACCGCAGTCTGTTGAACTCCCGCTATAACATTGACCGTGACGTAGGAATACAGCTACATCATGAGTTTGCTTTGGGAACAGTGGTAGTGAAAGAGGTAGCGGCCATTTCTATGGGCGAAGGCAGAAACATTACTGTTGACAATGTGGGAGGCTATGACTTTACCGGACGTGTAGAAGTCTTGCCTTTTGGCGAGTTCAAGGGCGGCGGAGACTATGTAGGTTCTGACCTGGAGCGAGAAGAAACTCCTAAGCTGGCCATTGCCCTAGCATATGACTTAAATAAAGGTGCCTCCAGGGAGCGCGGCCAGTTGGGTCGTTTCTTTACGCAGCACCAGGACCTGAAGACTATTTTTGCAGATGCCATGTTTAAATACCGCGGTTTCTCTGCCATGGCAGAGTTCGCCGACAAAACATCTTCTGGTTCACCGGTGGTAGAAACTGACCTGGAAACGGGTGATGTGAAGAACTCTTTCTTTACAGGATCAGGTTTTAACATTCAGGCTGGTTACCTGTTCAAAAACAATTATGAAGTGGCAGGCCGGTTCACCAACGTAGACCCAGAAGCCGCCACCCAACGCGAAGAAAATAAGCAGTACACCTTAGGTCTCTCTAAGTACATCCTGGGTCATACCGTAAAAGCGCAAACAGACGTAAGTCTTTTGAGAGAACAACAGAAATGGAGCAACCTAATGTATCGTTTCCAATTTGAGGTTGGCTTCTAA
- a CDS encoding serine hydrolase domain-containing protein, with amino-acid sequence MKAPLLFLRLSAFVFISLMGLSSYGQDSHNQALTKSLEKLQKSSGYVGFSVAVVNKDGVLYQNAFGHADLKNKQPYTTGTVQNIASVSKTVIGVALMKAVELGYFTLDTPINDILPWAVTNPETHAPILVKHLATHTSGILDREEVYGKIFTFNTFSDSSAPLYNWMKKEAVLTNRTDTTLASFLKEYVTANGQHYSVKNFTSAGPGTTYAYSNIGSALAAYLIEVKAGMPFSAFCKKHIFKPLGMQQTAWFLTPDLAQASSKNYSYKKKAYPLYSEITYPDGSLHTNLQDLSRFLQEMIKGFQGTGTLLPGTAYAQLFQKQFSEENAPQDIKASEPNSGIFWAHRKNGQIGHTGGDLGVTTLLYFDPATGIGKIFMANTELDNPSTGKVNQKLAEHLTAIWKALDAVKE; translated from the coding sequence TTGAAAGCTCCCCTCCTATTCCTTCGCTTGTCTGCCTTCGTTTTCATATCCTTGATGGGCTTGTCTTCGTACGGACAAGATTCTCACAACCAGGCCCTGACCAAGTCTTTGGAGAAACTGCAAAAGTCCTCTGGGTATGTAGGGTTTTCCGTGGCGGTAGTCAACAAGGACGGTGTCTTATATCAAAACGCCTTCGGCCACGCCGATTTAAAAAACAAGCAGCCGTACACTACGGGCACGGTCCAGAACATCGCCTCGGTGAGCAAAACGGTGATAGGCGTGGCGTTGATGAAAGCGGTAGAATTAGGCTACTTCACTCTGGACACCCCCATCAATGACATTCTGCCCTGGGCCGTCACCAATCCAGAAACGCACGCTCCCATCCTGGTAAAACACCTGGCCACGCACACGTCAGGAATTCTGGACAGAGAGGAAGTGTATGGCAAAATTTTCACTTTCAATACCTTCTCAGATTCCTCGGCACCACTGTACAACTGGATGAAAAAAGAAGCCGTCCTCACAAACCGGACGGACACTACACTGGCTTCGTTTCTGAAAGAATACGTCACCGCAAACGGCCAGCATTACAGCGTAAAAAACTTCACAAGTGCGGGGCCTGGCACTACGTATGCCTACTCTAACATTGGGTCTGCCTTGGCAGCGTATTTAATTGAAGTGAAAGCAGGAATGCCGTTTTCTGCGTTTTGTAAAAAGCATATTTTTAAGCCTTTGGGTATGCAGCAAACCGCATGGTTCCTAACGCCTGACCTAGCCCAGGCGAGCAGTAAGAACTACAGCTACAAGAAAAAGGCCTACCCTCTGTACAGTGAAATCACCTACCCAGACGGAAGCCTGCACACCAACCTACAGGACCTGTCCAGGTTTCTGCAGGAAATGATAAAGGGCTTTCAAGGCACCGGCACCCTTCTCCCAGGTACCGCATACGCCCAGCTGTTTCAAAAGCAATTTTCTGAAGAGAATGCACCGCAAGACATCAAGGCATCTGAACCCAACAGCGGCATCTTCTGGGCGCATAGAAAGAACGGGCAGATTGGGCATACCGGCGGCGACCTGGGCGTGACTACCTTGCTGTATTTTGACCCGGCCACGGGCATCGGGAAAATCTTCATGGCCAACACCGAACTGGATAATCCCTCCACCGGAAAAGTAAATCAAAAGCTAGCCGAACACTTGACCGCCATCTGGAAAGCCTTGGATGCAGTGAAGGAATAA
- the pstC gene encoding phosphate ABC transporter permease subunit PstC, giving the protein MKTTPPVKRNVSRLGEKAIEAVLTLSGTVTSLTVLLIVFFLFKEGLGLFSQTPVSEGSVIAVSAQNPVKELSSAQIKEIFDQEITNWQEVGGPNASIQLFSVDDITDYYSEEEIGKDFEYLPQRLSDLMVREPNLLVYFPEEYLAKDFKGHQIKLKNITLTDFLLGRQWYPTITPAVQMGVLPLILGTLWVSLGAILIALPLGLATAIYMAEIASPRMRNLLKPIIELLAGIPSVVFGFFGLVVIVPMIQNVFGLPVGETALAGSIILGIMALPTIISVSEDAMRTTPRAMKEASLALGANKWQTIYKVIIPYSLSGISTAAILGIGRAIGETMAVLMVTGNASVIPSTFLEPVRTIPATIAAELGEAPQGGIHYQALFALGCILFLMTLVINLTVDYVSAKREAK; this is encoded by the coding sequence GTGAAAACCACTCCTCCTGTAAAGCGCAACGTCAGCCGCCTGGGCGAAAAAGCCATTGAGGCCGTCCTGACCCTGAGCGGCACCGTGACCAGCCTCACCGTGCTCCTGATTGTGTTCTTCCTGTTCAAGGAAGGACTGGGGCTGTTTTCACAGACGCCGGTGAGCGAAGGAAGCGTGATTGCCGTGAGCGCCCAGAATCCGGTCAAAGAACTATCCTCCGCCCAGATTAAGGAAATCTTTGACCAGGAAATCACCAACTGGCAGGAGGTGGGCGGACCCAACGCGTCAATCCAACTCTTCAGCGTAGACGACATCACAGACTATTATTCTGAGGAGGAAATAGGCAAAGACTTTGAATACCTGCCTCAGCGCCTGAGTGACTTGATGGTACGGGAACCCAACTTGCTGGTCTATTTCCCGGAGGAGTACCTGGCCAAAGACTTCAAGGGGCACCAGATCAAACTCAAGAACATTACCCTCACAGACTTTCTGCTGGGCCGGCAGTGGTACCCCACCATTACGCCAGCGGTGCAGATGGGCGTGCTACCCCTTATTCTGGGTACGTTGTGGGTGAGTCTGGGCGCAATTCTCATTGCCCTGCCGCTGGGTTTGGCCACCGCTATTTACATGGCTGAAATTGCCAGCCCGCGCATGCGCAATTTGCTAAAGCCCATCATTGAATTATTGGCAGGAATTCCATCCGTAGTGTTCGGGTTCTTTGGGTTGGTGGTGATTGTACCTATGATCCAGAACGTGTTCGGCTTGCCGGTAGGGGAGACCGCCTTGGCGGGGAGCATCATCCTGGGCATCATGGCCCTGCCTACCATCATCTCCGTGTCTGAAGATGCCATGCGCACCACGCCCCGGGCCATGAAAGAGGCAAGTCTGGCCTTAGGCGCCAACAAGTGGCAGACCATTTACAAAGTCATCATCCCGTATTCGCTGTCAGGTATTTCTACGGCGGCCATCTTGGGCATTGGCCGCGCCATTGGCGAGACTATGGCGGTGCTCATGGTCACAGGAAACGCCTCAGTGATACCAAGTACTTTCTTGGAACCAGTGCGCACCATTCCGGCCACCATTGCCGCAGAACTCGGCGAGGCCCCGCAGGGCGGCATCCATTACCAGGCACTTTTTGCATTAGGTTGTATTCTCTTCCTGATGACCCTGGTGATTAACCTCACCGTAGACTACGTGTCTGCCAAGAGAGAAGCGAAATAA
- a CDS encoding leucine-rich repeat-containing protein kinase family protein: MSLAYLCAMQTLEQLQSGALRGTSQLKLSCGLKHFPMEILDLADTLEVLDLAGNQLRSLPHEFAQLSRLRIVFLSNNPFTEFPAVLGQCVRLEMIGFKACELETVPENVIPASCRWLILTDNQITQLPASIGNCTHMQKLMLAGNQLESLPPELANCQNLELLRISANRLTELPAWLFSLPRLAWLAFASNPCSASAAAGHKVPETNWKELGIEQQLGEGASGIIYKARVKPEAPSYLPEEVAVKIFKGSVTSDGLPEDEMQASLAAGAHPNLVETLAVLTHHPDQKQGLVLGLIPEGYFNLAGSPSFATITRDMFNEGTTFTLDQVLNMAKGIASVARHVHAHGILHGDLYAHNTLVNEQGNPLFGDFGAATLYDGANRELATNLEKIEVRAFGCLLEDVLPFVTFEASARQKTVQELATLQEDCLQPQVTQRPSFAEIEDRLAHLKG; encoded by the coding sequence ATGTCTTTGGCGTACCTTTGCGCCATGCAAACCCTTGAGCAGTTACAATCCGGAGCCCTGCGCGGCACTTCGCAGCTAAAGCTTTCCTGCGGCCTTAAGCACTTTCCCATGGAAATCCTGGACCTGGCCGACACCCTGGAAGTGCTGGACTTGGCAGGCAACCAGCTGCGTTCCCTGCCCCATGAGTTTGCCCAGCTGTCCCGGCTCAGGATTGTGTTTCTGTCCAACAACCCATTTACAGAATTCCCGGCGGTGCTGGGCCAATGTGTCCGTTTGGAGATGATTGGGTTCAAGGCCTGTGAACTGGAAACCGTCCCAGAAAACGTCATTCCCGCCTCCTGCCGCTGGCTCATCCTCACAGACAATCAAATCACGCAACTCCCCGCCTCCATTGGTAACTGTACCCACATGCAGAAACTCATGCTGGCCGGCAACCAACTGGAGTCCTTGCCTCCTGAGTTAGCCAACTGCCAGAACCTGGAACTGCTCCGCATCTCGGCTAACAGATTAACAGAACTACCAGCATGGCTTTTCTCTTTACCGCGTCTGGCCTGGCTGGCCTTTGCCAGCAATCCATGCAGCGCCTCTGCCGCAGCTGGGCACAAGGTTCCGGAGACAAACTGGAAAGAACTAGGAATAGAGCAACAGTTGGGCGAAGGCGCCTCGGGCATTATTTACAAGGCGAGGGTGAAACCAGAAGCACCCTCTTACTTACCCGAAGAAGTGGCCGTGAAAATCTTTAAAGGCTCTGTCACCAGCGACGGCCTCCCCGAAGACGAAATGCAGGCCAGCCTAGCCGCGGGCGCCCATCCAAACCTGGTAGAAACCTTGGCTGTGCTCACCCATCATCCTGACCAAAAGCAAGGTCTTGTGCTAGGTTTAATTCCAGAAGGATATTTCAATCTGGCAGGTTCGCCCAGTTTTGCCACCATCACCAGAGACATGTTTAATGAGGGCACTACTTTTACGCTGGACCAGGTCTTGAACATGGCCAAAGGCATTGCCTCAGTGGCCCGTCATGTACACGCTCACGGCATTTTGCACGGCGATTTGTATGCGCACAACACCTTGGTGAATGAACAGGGGAATCCGCTGTTCGGGGATTTTGGCGCGGCTACTTTGTATGATGGGGCAAATAGAGAACTGGCTACAAACCTGGAGAAGATTGAGGTACGGGCCTTTGGGTGTTTGCTGGAAGATGTGCTGCCGTTTGTAACTTTTGAGGCATCTGCGCGACAAAAGACGGTACAAGAATTAGCCACGCTACAAGAAGATTGTTTGCAACCCCAGGTTACCCAGCGTCCTTCATTTGCAGAAATAGAAGACCGTTTGGCTCACTTGAAAGGATAA
- the pstA gene encoding phosphate ABC transporter permease PstA has protein sequence MGFQEGTKKGDSKRLKQAVAFGVFKVLSFLVVAILVIILGFIIFNGITAISWEFLTEMPREGMTAGGIFPAIVGTLCLVVGSMLFAFPVGILSGIYINEYAKDGWLKRFIKLMTNNLAGVPSIVFGLFGMALFVNKLGFGDSLLAGSLTLGLLALPVVIRTTEEALKSIDDSFRVGSLALGASKWQTTSKVVLPIAFPNIITGLILSVGRVSGETAPILFTVAAYFLPKLPTSIFDQVMALPYHLYVISTSGTDIEASRSMAYGTAFVLIVIVLLVNLLANWLRKYYGKKVKMN, from the coding sequence ATGGGATTTCAAGAAGGAACAAAGAAGGGAGACAGCAAGCGGCTTAAGCAGGCGGTAGCCTTTGGCGTATTCAAGGTGCTGAGCTTTCTGGTGGTGGCTATTCTGGTCATCATCCTGGGCTTCATCATCTTCAACGGCATTACGGCCATCAGTTGGGAGTTCCTCACAGAGATGCCGCGCGAAGGCATGACTGCCGGCGGTATCTTTCCGGCCATAGTGGGTACGCTGTGTCTGGTGGTGGGTAGCATGTTGTTCGCGTTTCCGGTGGGCATTCTGTCGGGTATCTACATCAATGAGTACGCCAAGGACGGCTGGCTCAAGCGTTTCATCAAACTCATGACCAACAACCTGGCGGGCGTCCCTTCCATTGTGTTCGGTTTGTTTGGGATGGCCTTGTTTGTGAACAAGCTGGGCTTTGGAGACTCCCTGCTGGCCGGCTCCCTGACCCTGGGCTTACTGGCGCTACCCGTGGTGATAAGAACCACAGAAGAAGCCCTCAAATCCATTGACGATTCCTTTAGGGTAGGCAGTCTGGCGCTGGGGGCCTCTAAGTGGCAGACCACTAGCAAAGTGGTGCTTCCCATTGCGTTTCCCAACATCATTACAGGCTTGATATTGTCCGTGGGTAGGGTGTCTGGCGAGACGGCGCCTATTCTCTTTACCGTGGCGGCGTATTTTCTGCCCAAGCTGCCCACCAGCATCTTTGACCAGGTTATGGCCCTGCCTTACCACTTGTACGTGATCTCTACCAGCGGCACCGACATTGAAGCCTCGCGCTCTATGGCCTATGGCACGGCCTTCGTCCTGATTGTGATTGTGCTCTTGGTGAACTTGCTGGCCAACTGGCTGCGCAAATACTACGGCAAGAAAGTGAAAATGAACTAA
- a CDS encoding S41 family peptidase, with protein sequence MLKKLLCSALLAGSSVAAMAQGSPSWLRYPSISPDGQTIVFTYKGDLYKVAASGGTAMPLTQHEAHDFMPVWSHDGMSIVFASDRFGNFDVFKMAINGGEAQRLTFHSSNEYPYDFSPDDKTVYFGSTRMDAASNRMFSTFALPELYKIGVMGGRVTQVLTTPAEDVKVSKDGNVLLYHDKKGGENQWRKHQVSAIARDLWMYDAKANKHTKLTNYVGEDRNPVFADNEKSIYYLSEASGTFNVHKMAAGSANAASTQVTKFTKHPVRFLSASNNGVLCFSFDGELYTKQPNGEPQKVRVIISTDAKANNERIVNVGGGVSGMAVSPNGKEVAYIYRGEVFVSSVEGGVTKRITNTPEQERSVSFSPDGKSLIYATERGKGWKIYQTQRVRSEEPYFYASTLLRETPIINNDKENYQPEFSPDGKEIAFVEDRMTLKVYNLASKQVRTLLTTNELFSMSDNDQYFTWSPDSKWLSFEFSEPGFANGEVGLIAADGSGKKINLTESGYQDFAPKWMQGGKMLIWASTREGMRAQANSGGAQSDVFAMFMTQDAYDKFRLSKEDYALVKEAEDKAAKEKEKAKENEKDKKKKKEEDKGMTIDWEGLKTRKARLTLHSSQLGDAVVSKDGETLYYLARFEKGYNLWSTNLRTKETKMLVPLNAQRASLEWDKDMKNMFLLSDGRIVKLDPATAKQETVAINGEMNLNVAAEREFMFDHVWRRTQKTFYTAGFHGAKWAELKPDYEKYLPHISNNYEFSEMLSELLGELNVSHSGASFSNVPVNADATASLGIFMDQTYSGNGIKIDEVISEGPLSKAGMNIKAGTIIEKIDGETITPDKDYAQYLNRKAGKNTLITVYDPATKNRRDITIKPISGGEENTLLYKRWVRRNAEEVDRLSNGQLGYVHIPGMNDPSYRTVYEEVMGKYANRKAMVVDTRNNGGGDLVADLAMFLSGKLFLTYTTDTRATGVEPSFRWNKPSIALANEANYSDGHCFAFSYQDLKLGKLVGMPVPGTCTFAGWESLQDNSLRWGVPPLGVKDVQGRYLENLQTEPDVKVMNEFELVAKGKDQQLEAAVQELLKEVK encoded by the coding sequence ATGCTCAAAAAATTATTGTGCTCGGCGTTGCTGGCGGGATCCAGCGTAGCGGCCATGGCGCAAGGTAGCCCGTCTTGGTTGCGCTATCCGTCCATTTCGCCAGACGGCCAGACCATTGTCTTCACCTACAAAGGCGACCTGTACAAAGTGGCAGCCAGCGGTGGCACGGCTATGCCCTTGACCCAGCACGAGGCGCATGACTTCATGCCCGTTTGGAGCCATGACGGTATGTCCATCGTGTTCGCGTCAGACCGCTTCGGGAATTTTGACGTGTTCAAGATGGCCATCAATGGCGGCGAGGCCCAGCGTTTGACCTTCCACTCGTCCAATGAGTATCCGTATGATTTTTCTCCAGATGACAAGACGGTCTATTTTGGGTCTACGCGCATGGACGCAGCCAGCAACCGCATGTTCTCTACCTTCGCCTTGCCAGAACTCTACAAGATTGGCGTAATGGGCGGCCGTGTGACACAGGTCTTAACTACACCCGCCGAGGACGTGAAAGTGAGCAAAGACGGAAACGTGCTACTCTACCATGACAAAAAAGGCGGCGAAAACCAGTGGCGCAAGCACCAGGTATCTGCCATTGCCCGGGATCTTTGGATGTATGATGCCAAAGCCAACAAGCACACCAAACTGACGAACTATGTGGGTGAGGACCGCAACCCGGTTTTTGCTGACAATGAGAAAAGCATCTATTACCTGAGCGAGGCCAGCGGTACGTTCAACGTGCACAAAATGGCAGCTGGTTCAGCCAACGCCGCTTCTACGCAGGTCACTAAATTCACAAAGCACCCGGTACGCTTTTTGAGCGCCTCTAACAACGGGGTGTTGTGCTTCAGCTTTGACGGTGAACTCTACACCAAACAGCCCAACGGCGAGCCTCAGAAAGTACGCGTGATAATCTCCACAGATGCCAAAGCCAACAACGAGCGCATTGTGAACGTGGGCGGCGGCGTAAGCGGCATGGCCGTGTCACCCAACGGCAAAGAGGTAGCCTATATTTACCGCGGCGAAGTATTCGTGTCCTCAGTAGAAGGTGGCGTGACCAAGCGAATCACCAACACCCCAGAGCAAGAGCGCAGTGTGAGCTTCTCGCCAGATGGCAAGTCTCTCATCTATGCCACAGAGCGCGGCAAAGGCTGGAAGATTTACCAGACGCAAAGGGTTCGCTCAGAAGAGCCCTATTTCTATGCTTCTACCCTGCTCAGAGAAACCCCTATCATCAACAATGACAAAGAGAACTACCAGCCAGAGTTTTCGCCGGATGGCAAAGAGATAGCCTTCGTGGAGGACCGCATGACGCTCAAGGTATACAACCTGGCCAGCAAGCAAGTGCGCACCCTGCTCACCACCAATGAGCTGTTCTCCATGTCAGACAATGACCAGTACTTTACCTGGAGCCCAGACAGCAAATGGTTGTCGTTTGAGTTCTCAGAGCCGGGTTTCGCCAACGGCGAAGTAGGTTTGATTGCCGCCGATGGTTCTGGCAAGAAAATCAACCTCACGGAGAGCGGGTATCAGGACTTCGCGCCGAAGTGGATGCAAGGCGGCAAGATGCTCATCTGGGCCAGCACCCGGGAAGGCATGCGCGCCCAAGCCAACAGCGGCGGTGCCCAAAGTGACGTGTTTGCCATGTTCATGACGCAAGATGCGTATGACAAATTCAGGCTGAGCAAAGAAGACTACGCCCTGGTAAAAGAGGCCGAAGACAAAGCCGCCAAGGAGAAAGAAAAAGCCAAGGAAAACGAGAAAGACAAAAAAAAGAAGAAAGAAGAAGACAAAGGCATGACCATTGACTGGGAAGGCCTGAAAACCCGCAAAGCCCGCTTGACTTTGCATTCTTCTCAACTAGGAGATGCCGTGGTTTCTAAGGACGGCGAGACGCTGTATTACCTGGCACGCTTTGAGAAAGGCTACAACCTTTGGTCTACCAATTTGCGCACCAAGGAAACAAAAATGCTGGTGCCGTTGAACGCCCAGCGCGCCTCTCTGGAGTGGGACAAGGACATGAAAAACATGTTCCTGTTGTCTGACGGACGCATCGTAAAACTGGACCCGGCCACCGCCAAACAGGAAACTGTAGCCATTAACGGCGAAATGAACCTGAACGTAGCCGCCGAGCGCGAGTTCATGTTTGACCACGTATGGCGTCGTACGCAGAAGACCTTCTATACCGCCGGTTTCCATGGTGCCAAATGGGCCGAGCTGAAGCCTGACTATGAGAAGTACCTGCCGCACATCAGCAACAACTATGAGTTCTCTGAAATGCTGAGCGAGTTGCTGGGTGAGTTGAACGTGTCCCACTCAGGCGCCAGTTTCTCCAACGTGCCGGTAAACGCAGATGCCACCGCGTCTCTGGGTATTTTCATGGATCAGACGTACTCGGGCAACGGTATCAAAATTGACGAGGTTATTTCTGAAGGTCCGCTGAGCAAAGCCGGCATGAACATCAAGGCGGGTACCATCATCGAGAAGATTGACGGCGAGACCATCACGCCAGACAAGGATTACGCACAGTACCTGAACCGCAAGGCCGGCAAAAACACGCTTATTACGGTGTACGATCCTGCCACCAAAAATCGCCGAGACATCACTATTAAGCCAATTTCTGGTGGAGAGGAAAATACCCTGCTCTACAAGCGCTGGGTACGCCGCAACGCCGAAGAAGTAGATCGCCTGAGCAACGGCCAACTGGGCTACGTGCACATACCGGGCATGAACGACCCAAGCTACCGCACCGTGTATGAAGAAGTGATGGGCAAGTACGCCAACCGCAAAGCCATGGTGGTGGACACCCGTAACAACGGCGGTGGTGACTTGGTGGCAGACTTAGCCATGTTCCTGAGTGGCAAATTGTTCCTCACCTACACCACAGACACCCGCGCGACTGGCGTGGAGCCTTCCTTTAGATGGAACAAACCTAGCATTGCCCTGGCCAACGAAGCCAACTACTCAGACGGCCATTGCTTCGCGTTCAGTTACCAGGATTTGAAACTGGGTAAACTGGTGGGTATGCCGGTACCAGGTACCTGTACCTTTGCCGGTTGGGAGTCTCTTCAGGACAACAGCCTGCGTTGGGGCGTTCCGCCGTTGGGCGTGAAAGACGTGCAAGGCCGCTATCTGGAGAACCTGCAAACCGAACCAGACGTGAAAGTGATGAACGAGTTTGAGCTAGTCGCCAAAGGCAAAGACCAACAACTAGAAGCCGCTGTGCAGGAGTTGTTGAAAGAAGTGAAATAG
- the pstB gene encoding phosphate ABC transporter ATP-binding protein PstB: MNSIETKDVHLYYGDFHALKGISTALKKNQVTAFIGPSGCGKSTYLRCFNRMNDLIDNVKITGEILIDEVDIYQKNIRVDDLRKHVGMVFQKPNPFPKSIFENVAYGLRVDGISDKAFIEERVERSLKQAALWEEVKDKLKKSAFELSGGQQQRLCIARTLAIEPSVVLMDEPASALDPISTAKIEELIYELKKDYTIVIVTHNMQQAGRVSDHTAFFYLGELIEYGKTKTIFTSPKDQRTQNYITGRFG, from the coding sequence ATGAATAGCATAGAAACCAAAGACGTTCACCTGTACTACGGCGATTTTCATGCCCTCAAAGGCATTTCCACGGCCCTCAAGAAAAACCAGGTAACGGCTTTCATAGGACCCTCCGGCTGCGGAAAGTCAACGTACCTGCGCTGCTTTAACCGCATGAACGACCTCATTGACAACGTCAAAATCACCGGCGAAATCCTGATTGACGAGGTGGACATCTACCAGAAGAACATACGGGTAGACGACTTGCGCAAGCACGTGGGGATGGTGTTCCAGAAACCAAATCCGTTCCCCAAATCCATCTTTGAGAACGTAGCCTACGGTCTTAGAGTAGATGGTATTAGTGACAAAGCGTTTATTGAAGAGCGGGTGGAGCGTTCCCTCAAACAGGCCGCCCTCTGGGAGGAGGTCAAAGACAAACTCAAGAAATCCGCTTTTGAGCTGTCGGGGGGGCAGCAGCAGCGTCTGTGCATTGCGCGCACGCTGGCCATTGAGCCATCTGTGGTGCTCATGGATGAGCCTGCCTCGGCGCTGGACCCCATTTCCACGGCCAAAATTGAGGAGCTGATTTATGAGCTCAAGAAGGATTACACCATTGTGATTGTGACACACAACATGCAACAGGCCGGCCGCGTGAGTGACCATACGGCTTTTTTTTACCTAGGCGAGCTGATTGAGTATGGCAAGACCAAAACCATTTTTACCAGCCCCAAAGACCAGCGCACGCAGAACTACATCACCGGCCGTTTTGGTTGA
- a CDS encoding phosphate ABC transporter substrate-binding protein, translated as MKTTFQSFGTQAASLFLAATLLVSCGKGGDQKAENVEADKTSGNATTTTAITIKGSDTVLPLAQQEAERYMAQHKDASITIVGGGTGVGVSALMEGTTDIAMASRELKTKEKLELKGAKKDIQEALIAYDALSVIVNPKNKVSQLTREQLEGIFTGKITNWKEVGGADAKVVAYSRETSSGTYEFFKEHVLDKKNYANNILMMPATGSIVQSVGQTEGAIGYIGLAYESPEVKSLAVSYDQGKTYVKPSVAAAQDKSYPVSRPLFFFYDASSESKVKPFIDYILSPEGQKTVLEIGYVPLNK; from the coding sequence ATGAAAACCACATTTCAATCTTTCGGTACGCAGGCAGCTAGCCTGTTTTTAGCGGCCACCTTATTAGTTTCCTGCGGAAAAGGCGGTGACCAAAAAGCAGAAAACGTAGAGGCAGATAAAACCTCTGGCAACGCTACCACTACCACTGCCATCACCATCAAAGGTTCAGACACGGTTTTGCCTTTGGCGCAGCAAGAGGCTGAACGCTACATGGCCCAGCACAAAGACGCGTCCATCACCATTGTGGGCGGCGGTACAGGCGTGGGTGTCTCGGCGCTCATGGAAGGCACCACAGACATTGCCATGGCCTCCAGAGAACTCAAGACCAAAGAGAAGCTGGAACTGAAGGGCGCCAAGAAAGACATCCAAGAAGCCCTTATTGCCTATGACGCCCTCTCTGTGATTGTGAACCCAAAAAACAAAGTGAGCCAATTGACGCGTGAGCAGTTGGAAGGCATCTTCACGGGCAAAATCACCAACTGGAAAGAAGTAGGCGGCGCTGATGCCAAGGTGGTGGCCTATTCCAGAGAGACCAGCTCCGGTACTTATGAGTTCTTCAAAGAGCACGTGCTGGACAAGAAAAACTACGCCAACAACATCTTGATGATGCCCGCCACCGGATCCATTGTGCAAAGCGTGGGCCAGACCGAAGGCGCCATTGGTTACATTGGCCTGGCCTATGAGTCCCCCGAGGTAAAATCATTGGCGGTGTCGTATGACCAGGGCAAGACCTACGTGAAGCCTAGCGTGGCTGCCGCGCAGGACAAGTCCTACCCGGTGTCTCGCCCGCTGTTCTTCTTTTATGACGCCTCTTCAGAAAGCAAGGTGAAGCCGTTTATAGACTACATCCTCTCTCCTGAAGGGCAGAAGACCGTCCTTGAAATTGGCTATGTGCCCTTGAATAAATAA